GCCCACCCCAGGCGCGTCCCCACGCGCTCGCGCAGGCTCGGCACCTCGGGAACGACCGGATGGCCGCCGGTGGTGAGCGTCGGGGTGCGGATCTCGGGGTGGGCACGGCGCGCCCACCATCGCACCAGCCCGCAGAAGGCGAGCCCGATCATGAGGCCGATGAGCGACCAGGCCGCGACTCCCGCCAGCCGCAACAACGCCGCCGAGGCGAGCGTTGCCGCCAGCGTCACCCCTTCGGCGCGTCGGCGCAGGCGCTCCATGCCGAAGATCGCGAGCGCCGCCGCCATGAAGCCCGGCATGGCCACCAGCCAGAGCGGCGTCACCAGCCACGCTGGCGCACGTCCGGCCGCCCAGATCCCCGCCCCCGCGTGGGCGAGTCCATGCAGCAGGAGGAGGAGGGCGAGGAAGAAGGGGCGCATGTGACGCTCCAGCGTGGCGACCATCGCCCGCGCTGTCAATGCACCGGTGCCGAGTCGGCGCGTCGCGCGCGCCAGCCGCGTCATCGTCCCCCGGGTGCGGCCCCTGCTTCCCTTAACATCGGGGCGGGCTCGGCATCAAACCGGGTGTGAGGGATTACAACCCGTCGGCGCAGCGGTAGGGGCGCGCGACTGTCTCAGGAGGGACCATGCTTCGCACTACTCGATACCTGGCCGCCGTGTCGGCGGCGTTGACCGTTCTGGCCACGACGTCCGTCGCCGCGCAGGCCACCGACACCACGCGTCAGGACACGGCGCGCCGCCCGATGCTGCGCGACGGAGCCCGCATGAACCGTGGCGTCGCCCCGCGCCCGGGCGACCGGGCCGGCCGTTCCCCGGGGGCGATGCGCGTCCAGGGGCCAGGCCGCGGGGCGGGGCGTGGCTTTGAACAGGGGGCTCCCGGCATGAGGGCGGGAATGCGGCGCGGTGGCGCCCGCATGGCCCTCCTCCGCGGGATCACGCTCTCCCCCGATCAGGAGAAGGCACTGCGGAGCTCCCGCGCCCGTCACCTCGTCGCCGCCAAGCCCCTCATCGTCGAGATGACGTCGGCGCGCGCCGACGTGCAGCTGGCGCGCATCAACGGCGACCAGAAGGCGCTCGACGCTGCCACCGCCCGGCTGCAGGCCGCCCGCACGAGGCTGGATTCCCTGCGCTCGCAGCGCTCTCCGGTGTCGGAGCTGCGCGCCGTGCTGACGCCGGACCAGCAGAAGCTCCTCGACCGGAACGTGTCGGAGATGCGCGACGGGCGAGCGCAGCGCGGTGGCGTCGCCCCTCGTGACGGGATGGGGCCACGCGGCTTCCGTGACGACGCGCGCCCCGGCCGCCGCCCGCGCGCGCCGCTCCCCCCGCGCCCGGAGGGCGAGGAGCCGGCCGCGCGGTAACCTCTTCGCGAACGGTTGACGCCATCGCGGCAGCGATCGAGGGGCCATCCGCCTGTGCGGGTGGCCCCTCGGGCGTCTCGTCCCCCGTTATCCTTCGGCCATGGAGAATCAGTACTCCGGCTGGCGCCGTTGGCTGTCGCCGTGGAACCTCGCGACGATCGCGATCCTCCTGTGGCTCGCGCCGCGCCTCCTCCCGCACCTGGGGGCGGTGGTCGGGGTCGAGTCCGGGGGAAGGCGATCGCCGTCGTACGAGGTCGCCACGCTCACCGGCGAAGCGCTGTCGCCCGCCGAGCTGCGCGGGAAGGTCGTGCTCGTCAACTTCTGGGCGACGTGGTGCGGTCCCTGCCGCATGGAAATGCCGGCGCTGCAAGCGATGTACGAGCGCCACCGCGGCGAGGGGCTCGTCCTGCTTGGGCTGAGCGTCGACCGCGGGGGCGAGCAGGTCGTGCGCGACTACGTGCGCGAGCGCGGGGTGACGTATCCGGTCGCCATCGTCGGTCCCACCGTGGAGGCGGCCTTCGGCGGGGTGCGCGGCTATCCGACGTCGTTCCTGCTGGACCGTGGCGGCGTGGTGCGCCACGAGGTCATCGGACCGCTCGCCCCCGCCACGCTCGAGCTGGCGGTGCGCCGCCTGCTGGACGAGCCGGCGCCTAACGCGCGCTGACGGGGGCGACCGCGGGGAGGCGCCCGCTCGCGGTGCCGGGGCATCGCGGGGGTGATGGCGCCGGCGTGCCCGCGGCGCACCCTGGGGGGCGGTGCCGGCGGGCCCCGGCTTCCGCAACGCCGGGCGCGCCTGCACCGTATCCGAACGGTCGTCATTCTCTCCAGCCAGGGGGATCTGCATGCGTCACCTCGTCCTCGCGTGCGCCATCGCTGCGCTCCCGCTCGGCGCCGCGCCGCTCGCCGCCCAGCGTCCCGCCGCTGCAGCTGGCGGCTTCACGCTCGACCAGGTGACGAGCTACCCCTTTCCCGGCGAGCTGGGGGCCGCGGCGCAGGCCGATCGCATCGCCTGGACGCTCAACGAGTCGGGGGTGCGCAACGTGTACGTGGCCGAGGGGCCGGCGTACACGCCGCGTCGCCTCACCAACTACACGCAGGACGACGGGCAGGAGCTGACGTCGGTCCAGCTCTCTCCCGACGGCCGGTACGTGGTGTACGTCCGCGGCGGTGACCATGGCTCCAACTTCGACGACGCCCTGCCCGTGAACCCGCTGGCGATGCCCTCGCCGGTGACCGTGCAGCTCTGGAGCATCCCGTTCGAGGGCGGGGAGCCGAAGTCGTTAGGCGAGGGGGATGCCCCCGTGGTCTCGCCCCGCTCCGACGTGGTGGCCTTCGAGCGGCAGAGCCAGCTCTGGGTGGTCCCGCTCGACGGCTCGGCGCCCGCGCGGCGCCTCTTCACGGCGCGGGGAAACAACGGCTCCCCCACCTGGTCCCCCGACGGCAGCCGGCTGGCCTTCGTCTCGGGGCGTGGCGACCACGCGTTCATCGGCATCTACAACGGTCCCGACACGCCGATCACCTACGTCGCGCCGTCGACCAACCGCGACGGCTCGCCCCGCTGGTCGCCCGACGGGACGCGGCTGGTCTTCGTGCGGCGGCCGGGGGCCGGTGGCCCGGCGCAGAACGTCCTGGAGCAACGTCCCACGGAGTGGGCCTTGTGGACCGCCGATGCGGGCACCGGCCAGGGGCGCGTGCTCTGGACGTCGCCGAAGACGCTGCGCGGCTCCGTCCCCAACACCCACGGTGGGGTGAACCTGCACTGGGCGGCGGGGGGGCGCATCGTCTTCGCCTCGTACATGGACGGGTGGCCGCACCTGTACTCGATCGCCGAGGGGGGCGGGGCGCCGCTGCTGCTCACCCCGGGCGACTTCATGGTCGAGCACGTCCGGCTTGCCCCTGACGGACGGACGCTGGTGTTCTCGGCCAACACCGGTCCCTCGGGCGACGACCTGCACCGGCGGCACGTGGTCACCGTCCCCGTGGACCGGGCCGCGCCGCGCGTGCTGACCCCGGGGAGCGGGGTGGAGTGGACCCCGGTCCTGCTGCGCGACGGGGCGACGGTCGCCTTCCTCGGCGCCACCGCCCAGCGTCCCCCCATTCCGATGCTGGTGCCGCTGGGTGGCGGCCGGGCGCGCGCGCTTCCCGGCGACCGCATTCCCGCCGACTTCCCGGCGGCGCGGCTGGTGACCCCCAGGGCCGTCAGCTACAACGCCGAGGATGGCGTCGTGGTCCACGCCACCCTGTTCGACGCCGGGGGCGCGAGCGGGAAACGCCGCCCGGCCATCGTCTACGTGCACGGCGGCCCGCCGCGGCAGATGCTGCTGGGATGGCACTACTCCGACTACTACACCAACGCCTACGCGATGAACCAGTACCTCGCCTCGCAGGGGTACGTGGTCCTCTCGATCAACTACCGGCTGGGCATCGGGTACGGCTACGAGTTCCACCAGCCCCCCAACGCCGGGGCGCGGGGGGCCAGCGAGTACCTCGACGTGAAGGCGGCGGCGCTGTACCTGCGCACCCTCCCGCAGGTGGACCCGGCGAAGGTCGGGATCTACGGCGGCTCGTACGGCGGTTACCTGACCGCGCTCGCGTTAGGCAGGAACTCCGACCTCTTCGCGGCCGGGGTCGACATCCACGGCGTCCACAACATGGCGGCCCCGACCTCGGGGGCGGGGGCCGCGCTTGCCGCCGCGACGGCGGGGGCCACGCGCTTCGAACCCACCGATCGCGATCGGGCCGCCGAGGTGGCGTGGCAGTCCTCTCCCGTCTCGAGCGTCGGCACGTGGACCTCGCCCGTCCTCCTCATCCATGGCGACGACGACCGCAACGTCCGCTTCTCGCAGACCGTCGACCTCGTGCAGCGCCTGGCGGCGAAGGGGGTGGACTACGAGGAGATCGTGATCGTCGACGACACGCACCACTGGATGCGCCACGCCAACCAGCGGCGCGTCAACGCGGCCATCGCGTCCTACTTCGACCGCAAGCTGAAGGGGGCGGCGCCGTAGCGCCGCGCCATAGCGTCGCGCCATAGCGTCGACGTGGCGTCGCCGTCAGCGCCCGCCCTTGCCGCCGTATGCCTTGAGGACGGCGTCCATCCCCTTCACGAACAGGTCGGTGGGGAGCGCTCCGGGGACCACTTCGCCGTTGATGAAGAAGGTCGGCGTCCCGCGCACGTACATCGATTGCGCGAGGGCGTTGTTGCGGCGCAGCTGCTCCTTCACGCCTGGCCCCTTCACGCACCGCTCGTAGCGCGCGGCGTCGAGCCTGATGCGGGCGGCGTACGTCGCCATCTGGCGACGTACGTCCGCAGCCTTCATCCACTCCGTGCGCTTGTCGTACAGGATGTCGTGCATGGGGAAGAACTTCCCCTGTTCCGCCGCGCAGATCGCCGCCTCGGCCGCCTCCGTCGAGTGCGGGAAGCTCCCGATCGTGAAGGGGACGAACTTCCAGTACACGCGCCCCCGGTCGACGTAGAGCGAGTCGAAGACCGGGAGCGTCTCGCGCCAGAACTTCTCGCAGTAGCGGCAGCCGAAGTCGGCGAACTCGACGACCCAGACGTCGGCCGCCGGATTGCCGCGCGGATAGCCCACGCCGTCGAGGGCGACCGTCTTGTCGCCCAGCTTCACCAGCATGCGCTGGATCATCTGCGCCCCGGCGGGGGCGGCGCTGGCCGCCAGGGCGATCAGGAGGGCGGTCGCAAGGGCGCCCAAGTGGGCGCCGAACCGCGCGCCCGCGCGGGCGTGCGGCCGGGGGAGGAGGTACCAGGCCGGCCGGCGAGCGGCCCGGCCGCGTGGGGTCGAAGTCATGGCCGAAAGCTAAGGGGGGCACCCTCCCGCTCCCATGCCTCGCGCGCCGGGCCGGGCCGTGCGACTCCCGCCCTCGTGAGGGAACCGTAATCCGGGAGCAATCGCGCGCGTTTCGGTATTCTTCCATCAGACGACCCGAGCGACGGAGGATGAGGGTGACGCACGCGACCCGGAAGGCGACGTTAGGCGGTGGCTGTTTCTGGTGCCTGGAGGCCGTGTACCAGGAGGTGGACGGCGTGACCGCGATCGCCCCCGGCTATGCCGGGGGGCACGTTCCCAACCCCACCTACGAGCAGGTGTGCGGCAAGGAGACCGGGCACGCCGAGGTCGTGCAGCTCACCTACGACCCCGCGCGCGTGTCGTACCGCACCCTCCTGGAGGTCTTCTTCGCCATCCACGATCCCACCACGCCCAACCGCCAGGGCGACGACATCGGACCGCAGTACCGCTCCGTGATCTTCACGCACGACGACGAGCAGGCGGCGGTGGCGCGCGAGATCGTCCGGGAGCTGACCGACGAGCAGGTCTTCGATGCCCCGATCCTGACCGGGGTGGAGTCGCTCCCCGTGTTCTACCCGGCAGAGGACTATCACCGGAACTACTATCGGCAGCACACCACGCAGCCCTACTGCGCCTTCGTGATCGCCCCCAAGCTCGCCAAGTTCCGCAAGCACTTCGCGCCGCGGATGGCGGAGGGGGCGTGAGGGTGGGTGCGCGGCGAAGCGGGTGCGCGGATGGGCGCGTTCGGGCGCGTGGGTGCGCTTCGCGCCGCCGCGTGACGACGCCGATCCGCGGCTGAAGAAAATCTCATCCAGGTGCGCCACGCGGGGAGCCGGTGCCCGCGCGTTACGGGCGGGCTGCCGCGTGGTGCGCCCGCGCGGCGCCGAGTTGATTTTCCCCTGCGTTCGGGGCCATCTTTCGCCTCCCGCCGCCGGCGCCGTTCGTGACGCGGGCGAGGGACGATTGGGGTGTAGCTTAGTTGGCAGAGCGCCTGACTGTTAATCAGGAGGTCGCTGGTTCGAATCCAGCCGCCCCAGTGCCATGGACATCGAGACGCCCGCGCGCCCATCCGGCCCGCGGGCGTTTCTCGTCAGCGCACCCCTCCTTGCGCCTGGCGAGGGGGGGCGGCGCCGGCCACCGCCACCGGCCGCGCGATTTGCAGCTGCAACGACCCGCCGGCGTCGGCCCGGGCCAGCAGCGCGTCGCGCGTGGCCCGCACCCCCACGTTCTCCACCCGGTCCAGCGTCGCGGCGAGCGCCACCCCCTCCGCCAGGTCACGGTTCATCCCCTTCACGGCCAGCTGCCGCAGCCGGTCCAGCTGGCCGTGCACCGGGAAGCGCGCATTCTGTCGCAGGAGCTCCCGCAACCGGTCGTCACTCAGGAAGGCGAACCCCTTCACCAGGAGCGACGACGTGTGCAGGTCGTAGTCGAGGTCGGGGATCAGCAGCTGGTCCGCCGCGTTGTCGTAGCGCGGCGTCCCGGTGAGGTACACCAGCCCGCGCGCCGCCCCGTCGAAGCGCACGCCTAACGCGACACGCCCGCCCCCGATCCCCGCCAGCGAGACGTCGCGGATGCGGATGGCCCGGGTGCCGCGCGCGAAGGTGCGCCCCACCAGCGCCTTGCGCAGCAGGTCGGTGGCCACGTCGTAGCCGAAGCGCGCCTCGAGCGAGACCCGCAGCCCGCGTCCCTCGAGGGGGCCGGTCACCAGCGGGGGGAGCGGCGTGAAGAGGGCGAAGTCGTTCGGACGGTTCCCCGTCACGATCCGCGGCGCCGCCTCGAGCCGCACGTGCGCCACCGCGAAGCCCGAGTCGACCGTCACCCGCCCCAATTGCACTCGGCGGGGGCGGATGGTGAGGTAGATCGAGTCGCCCAACCGGATGGGGCGCGAGATGTCGCGCCACCAGTGCTCGAATCGCGCACGCGTGTTGACCCCCGCCAGCGCCTGGTCCAGCGTCCGCACCTGGCGCTCCAGCACGTCGCGCGTGGCTCGCATCACCCGGTCGGTCACGTCGATGCGGAAGATGGTGACGGCGCACTTGTCGCGCCCGATCGCGCTGTAGGGCTCCACCCGCGTCACCCGCGTACGTGCCTCCAGCGACCACGTCTCCAACAGGTGGATCGTCGTCTGCAGCCGCACCCGCGCCCTCGGCTTCTCGACGTCCCCCGTCCCGCAGGCCGCGCTGACCTCGGGACCGATCGGCGGCTTGTACCACCCGCGCCCCTCGTATTCCACCACGCTGCCGATCGTCACCCGCGACGAGTCCACCGTGATGGTGAACGGCGACCGCCGCGCGGCGTATGCCACGTGGACGCGCCGGTTGCTCGCCACGGGGAGGCGCTGCTCGATGTCGCCGAAGCTCCTCGGCACCGCACGCTCCAGTGCCGAGAGCGCCGGGGCGAGCTCGTAGCGCACTTGGGACTCCACCACCGATGCCGGCAGGGGCTGGCTCCCCTCGTCGATGTCCTCCACCACGTCCGGCGGCGGCGGCGCGATCTCCGTCCCCCGGTCGCACGCAAGCAGCGCCACGCAGAGACATGCCATCCTGGCGCGACGCCCGCGCACACATCCGCGCGCGCCTCCGCGCACGCATTCGCGCACGGATCTTCGCGCATGGGCGAGCGCTCGGACGCGCGCAGACCAGCCGGTCACGACGTCGGCGGACTGTCTCATATGCCCTGCAGCGGAGAGTGGGGGAGGCGAAGGCTCACCCATACTACGGTACGGTCGCCGCCCGCCCTGTCGAGCCCCGCAGGAGGGGATGATTCTTCCACCCTCGCGGAGAGTTGAGAATCCATTATCATTATGGACGATGGCCTCCGAACGGAACACGCGCCAGCGCGCGGCAGTGCGACGCGCCCTCGAGGCGCATGGCATGCCGATGCGCGCCCAGGAGGTCCGGGACGCCGCCGCCCGCGACGTCCCGGCGATCGGGCTCGCCACGGTCTATCGCGCCCTC
Above is a window of Gemmatimonadetes bacterium SCN 70-22 DNA encoding:
- a CDS encoding peptidase S9; amino-acid sequence: MAALPLGAAPLAAQRPAAAAGGFTLDQVTSYPFPGELGAAAQADRIAWTLNESGVRNVYVAEGPAYTPRRLTNYTQDDGQELTSVQLSPDGRYVVYVRGGDHGSNFDDALPVNPLAMPSPVTVQLWSIPFEGGEPKSLGEGDAPVVSPRSDVVAFERQSQLWVVPLDGSAPARRLFTARGNNGSPTWSPDGSRLAFVSGRGDHAFIGIYNGPDTPITYVAPSTNRDGSPRWSPDGTRLVFVRRPGAGGPAQNVLEQRPTEWALWTADAGTGQGRVLWTSPKTLRGSVPNTHGGVNLHWAAGGRIVFASYMDGWPHLYSIAEGGGAPLLLTPGDFMVEHVRLAPDGRTLVFSANTGPSGDDLHRRHVVTVPVDRAAPRVLTPGSGVEWTPVLLRDGATVAFLGATAQRPPIPMLVPLGGGRARALPGDRIPADFPAARLVTPRAVSYNAEDGVVVHATLFDAGGASGKRRPAIVYVHGGPPRQMLLGWHYSDYYTNAYAMNQYLASQGYVVLSINYRLGIGYGYEFHQPPNAGARGASEYLDVKAAALYLRTLPQVDPAKVGIYGGSYGGYLTALALGRNSDLFAAGVDIHGVHNMAAPTSGAGAALAAATAGATRFEPTDRDRAAEVAWQSSPVSSVGTWTSPVLLIHGDDDRNVRFSQTVDLVQRLAAKGVDYEEIVIVDDTHHWMRHANQRRVNAAIASYFDRKLKGAAP
- a CDS encoding peptide-methionine (S)-S-oxide reductase, which gives rise to MRVTHATRKATLGGGCFWCLEAVYQEVDGVTAIAPGYAGGHVPNPTYEQVCGKETGHAEVVQLTYDPARVSYRTLLEVFFAIHDPTTPNRQGDDIGPQYRSVIFTHDDEQAAVAREIVRELTDEQVFDAPILTGVESLPVFYPAEDYHRNYYRQHTTQPYCAFVIAPKLAKFRKHFAPRMAEGA